In Pseudoxanthomonas sp., one genomic interval encodes:
- a CDS encoding YcxB family protein: MTLTLRERIRANIILMLGHWTGLIGTLVFVAMGITAIGLHLQSGEPLRLTTLLISLFAFGFTPIMATLGALAAHYSTRSRAPHTYTFDAEGIHVEGVTYAYTHRWAAIPRVKTLGGFLMFYFGPGAAHCLPLERLDPTTASALIRLAEENGVAVDHARGVIPPSPNRNTNDT; the protein is encoded by the coding sequence ATGACCCTGACGCTGCGCGAACGCATCCGGGCGAACATCATCCTCATGCTGGGGCATTGGACGGGACTGATCGGTACGCTGGTGTTCGTCGCCATGGGCATCACGGCCATCGGCCTTCACCTCCAGAGCGGCGAGCCCTTGCGACTCACGACGTTGCTCATTTCGCTCTTCGCCTTCGGTTTCACGCCGATCATGGCGACGCTCGGTGCGCTTGCCGCCCACTACAGCACCCGATCCCGAGCGCCCCACACCTATACGTTCGATGCCGAAGGGATCCACGTCGAGGGCGTAACGTATGCCTATACGCACCGGTGGGCGGCGATCCCCCGGGTGAAGACGCTGGGTGGGTTCCTGATGTTCTACTTCGGCCCCGGCGCCGCCCACTGCCTGCCGCTCGAACGGCTGGACCCCACGACGGCGTCGGCGCTGATACGGCTGGCCGAAGAGAACGGCGTTGCCGTGGACCACGCACGCGGCGTCATCCCACCGTCACCCAACCGAAACACCAACGACACCTGA
- a CDS encoding glycosyltransferase family 1 protein, with product MRFAIVTETYPPEVNGVALTVQGLETGLRQRGHEVSVVRPRQPDDAGEVDDTLLVRGARLPRYPGLKFGLPATRRLVALWKDNPPDALYVATEGPLGWSALRAARRLGIPVATGFHTRFDEYMRDYGARFLQPTALRWMRYFHNGADATLVPTRELAGFLQSQGFRHVVRLARAVDARHFSPSRRDDALRAVWGLGPDDVAVIYVGRIAAEKNLDLSIRAFRAIQKTRPTAKFVWVGDGPLRERLAQEHPDFLFCGVQRGDALARHFASGDLFLFSSHSETFGNVTLEAMASGVPVVTFDYGAAREHLVDGVHGAAVQNDEDFLAAALRLATDAPLRRAQGQAASRAMHALHPDQVAADFDALLTDLALTRRSHHASAAAA from the coding sequence ATGCGCTTTGCCATCGTCACCGAGACCTATCCGCCGGAAGTGAACGGCGTGGCCCTCACCGTGCAGGGGCTGGAAACCGGCTTGCGCCAGCGGGGCCACGAGGTATCCGTGGTGCGTCCGCGCCAGCCGGACGACGCTGGCGAGGTGGACGACACCCTGCTGGTGCGCGGCGCCCGCCTGCCGCGCTACCCGGGCCTGAAGTTCGGCCTGCCCGCGACGCGCCGTCTGGTGGCCTTGTGGAAAGACAATCCGCCGGATGCGCTGTATGTGGCCACGGAAGGCCCGCTGGGCTGGTCGGCGCTGCGGGCGGCGCGGCGGCTCGGCATTCCGGTGGCCACCGGCTTCCACACCCGCTTCGACGAATACATGCGCGACTACGGCGCGCGCTTCCTGCAACCCACGGCGCTGCGCTGGATGCGCTACTTCCACAACGGGGCCGACGCGACCCTGGTGCCCACGCGTGAACTGGCCGGGTTCCTGCAGTCGCAGGGCTTCCGGCACGTGGTGCGGCTGGCGCGCGCCGTGGACGCCCGCCACTTCAGCCCGTCGCGACGCGACGACGCGCTGCGCGCCGTGTGGGGCCTGGGCCCGGACGACGTGGCGGTGATCTACGTGGGCCGGATCGCGGCGGAGAAGAACCTGGATCTGTCGATCCGCGCGTTCCGCGCGATCCAGAAGACGCGGCCGACCGCGAAGTTCGTCTGGGTCGGCGACGGCCCGCTGCGCGAGCGGCTGGCGCAGGAACACCCGGACTTCCTGTTCTGCGGCGTGCAGCGCGGCGACGCACTGGCCCGGCACTTCGCCAGCGGCGACCTGTTCCTGTTCTCCAGCCACAGCGAAACCTTCGGCAACGTCACCCTGGAAGCGATGGCCAGCGGCGTGCCGGTGGTGACGTTCGACTACGGGGCGGCACGCGAACATCTGGTCGATGGCGTGCACGGTGCGGCGGTGCAGAACGACGAGGACTTCCTGGCGGCCGCGCTGCGGCTGGCGACCGACGCACCCCTGCGCCGCGCGCAGGGCCAGGCGGCCAGCCGGGCCATGCACGCCCTGCATCCGGACCAGGTGGCCGCCGACTTCGACGCCCTGCTGACCGACCTCGCCCTGACACGGAGAAGCCACCATGCGTCCGCTGCTGCCGCGTAA
- a CDS encoding phosphatase PAP2 family protein, producing the protein MRPLLPRNALMGRDTGWCLLANRWGEGLGVRRFFAVVSRLGDGVFWYVLMAALIVADGLDGLAASAHLASTGVIALTLYKALKRWTRRPRPFASDVRIRAWIAPLDEFSFPSGHTLHAVAFTLVALAHYPLLAPLLIPFAACVAASRVVLGLHYPSDVLAATVIGTALAGLSIWMVPGVSLLG; encoded by the coding sequence ATGCGTCCGCTGCTGCCGCGTAATGCCTTGATGGGCCGAGATACCGGCTGGTGCCTGCTCGCCAACCGCTGGGGCGAAGGCCTCGGCGTGCGCCGCTTCTTCGCCGTGGTCAGCCGGCTCGGCGATGGCGTGTTCTGGTACGTGCTGATGGCGGCGCTGATCGTTGCCGATGGCCTGGACGGTCTGGCGGCCTCCGCGCACCTGGCGAGCACCGGCGTGATCGCGCTGACGCTGTACAAGGCGTTGAAGCGCTGGACGCGCCGCCCGCGCCCGTTCGCGTCCGACGTGCGCATCCGCGCGTGGATCGCACCGCTGGACGAGTTCAGCTTCCCGTCCGGCCATACGCTGCACGCCGTCGCCTTCACCCTGGTCGCGCTGGCGCACTATCCGCTGCTGGCACCGCTGCTGATTCCGTTCGCCGCCTGCGTGGCCGCCTCGCGCGTGGTGCTGGGGCTGCACTACCCCAGCGACGTGCTGGCGGCGACGGTGATCGGCACTGCGCTGGCCGGTCTGTCGATCTGGATGGTGCCGGGCGTCAGCCTGTTGGGCTAG